One window of Neptuniibacter halophilus genomic DNA carries:
- a CDS encoding ACP phosphodiesterase, with translation MNYLAHLFLAQSSVESQVGNLLGDFARGIRPDQLPSAVRRGLFNHRLVDRFTDQHPQVRELKSLISQPRRRFAGIMLDMVFDHYLIKHWHCYSERSFSDSCRDYYANLQRGRALMPLPMQQVTRRITEQDWFSSYAEIEGIGYALDRVATRIRFPHQFAGAVIELRQHEEAIEQGFLRFFPQLCAAVDDAALERHPVDEPGSPAQG, from the coding sequence ATGAATTACCTTGCCCACCTGTTTCTGGCGCAAAGCTCGGTAGAGTCCCAGGTCGGGAATCTGCTGGGTGACTTTGCCCGTGGTATCAGGCCTGACCAACTCCCCTCAGCCGTGCGCAGAGGGCTCTTCAATCACCGCTTGGTGGATCGTTTCACCGACCAGCATCCGCAGGTACGTGAGCTGAAAAGCCTGATCAGTCAGCCGCGACGTCGCTTTGCCGGCATCATGCTGGATATGGTGTTCGATCACTATCTTATTAAACACTGGCATTGCTACAGTGAGCGGTCATTCAGCGATAGCTGCCGGGATTATTATGCCAACCTGCAGCGCGGCCGTGCGCTGATGCCGTTGCCTATGCAGCAGGTTACCCGGCGCATTACTGAACAGGACTGGTTCAGCAGTTATGCCGAGATTGAGGGCATCGGCTATGCGCTGGACCGGGTCGCCACCCGGATTCGCTTCCCGCATCAGTTTGCCGGTGCGGTCATTGAACTGCGTCAGCATGAAGAGGCGATCGAACAGGGCTTTCTGCGCTTCTTTCCGCAGCTCTGTGCCGCGGTAGATGACGCCGCGCTTGAGCGGCATCCGGTGGACGAACCGGGTAGCCCGGCGCAGGGCTGA
- a CDS encoding UTRA domain-containing protein, whose amino-acid sequence MTTRKPVTSASVVAYLRQCIRKGDLNPDDKLPSEREISERLQTTRVTTREALKQLEAQGVIYRSNRRGWFVTPARINYDPSRVMYFMDYVAEQGLAPFSRQLLKQQIRADAELAQRMGIEVGEPLVELHRLRGANGRAVYVEQIFLREKLLPEIGQRELEQSVSRVLHNDYGTRYGKAELSLTVGSLAEREAELLQAPAGYTCIEIQRLSYTPGGEVMEYDIEHWRHDAMQLQVSIGEN is encoded by the coding sequence ATGACCACCCGTAAACCTGTGACCAGCGCTTCTGTTGTTGCGTACCTTCGCCAGTGTATCCGCAAAGGGGATCTGAACCCGGATGACAAGCTGCCTTCCGAGCGGGAGATCAGTGAACGGCTGCAGACCACCCGGGTGACAACCCGCGAAGCGCTGAAGCAACTGGAAGCTCAGGGGGTGATCTATCGTTCTAACCGGCGCGGCTGGTTTGTGACCCCGGCACGTATCAACTATGACCCGAGCCGGGTGATGTATTTTATGGATTATGTCGCCGAACAGGGGTTAGCCCCTTTCAGCCGGCAACTGCTCAAGCAGCAGATCCGGGCCGATGCGGAACTGGCGCAGCGGATGGGGATTGAGGTGGGCGAACCGCTGGTTGAGCTGCACCGCCTGCGTGGCGCAAACGGTCGTGCGGTTTACGTTGAGCAGATCTTCCTGCGGGAGAAGCTGCTGCCGGAGATCGGGCAGCGGGAGCTGGAACAATCCGTCAGCCGTGTGTTGCATAATGATTATGGCACCCGCTATGGAAAAGCTGAGCTGAGTCTGACCGTGGGCTCTCTGGCCGAGCGTGAGGCCGAACTGCTGCAGGCACCGGCGGGCTACACCTGCATTGAGATTCAACGTCTCTCTTATACCCCCGGTGGTGAAGTGATGGAGTACGACATCGAACACTGGCGGCATGATGCCATGCAGCTTCAGGTGTCGATTGGCGAAAACTAA
- a CDS encoding putative 2-aminoethylphosphonate ABC transporter substrate-binding protein, translated as MTGLLAGTALMGTAQAATELTVYTAVEAEDLKRYASEFTKKNPDIKIKWVRDSTGIVTAKLLAEKENPQADVVWGLAATSLLVLKGQDMLKPYAPQGVENLSAKFRDADEVPSWVGMDAWIASICFNTVEAEKHNLPKPTSWADLTKPVYKGHVIMPNPNSSGTGFLDVSSWLQMYGEEKGWAFMDGLHQNISRYTHSGSKPCKLAAAGETAIGISFAFRGAKLKKKGAPLDLVFPTEGLGWDMEAAAIVKGTQKLAAAQKLMDFIASKEANTMYNKGYAVVAMPGIAQPVEYFPSNAEELMIDNNFAWAAENRKEILAKWQTRYDSKSEPK; from the coding sequence ATGACGGGCCTGCTGGCCGGTACAGCGCTGATGGGTACCGCTCAGGCGGCAACTGAACTGACTGTTTACACAGCAGTAGAAGCAGAAGATCTGAAACGCTACGCTTCTGAATTCACTAAGAAAAACCCGGATATCAAGATCAAGTGGGTGCGTGATTCCACCGGTATCGTAACGGCTAAACTGCTGGCAGAAAAAGAAAACCCGCAGGCCGATGTGGTCTGGGGTCTGGCGGCCACCTCTCTTCTGGTGCTGAAAGGTCAGGATATGCTGAAGCCTTATGCGCCACAGGGTGTTGAGAACCTGTCTGCTAAATTCCGCGATGCTGATGAAGTGCCTTCCTGGGTGGGTATGGATGCCTGGATCGCGTCTATCTGCTTCAACACGGTAGAAGCTGAAAAGCACAACCTGCCTAAACCGACTTCATGGGCCGATCTGACCAAGCCGGTCTACAAAGGCCATGTGATCATGCCGAACCCGAACTCTTCCGGTACCGGTTTCCTCGACGTTTCCTCCTGGTTGCAGATGTACGGTGAAGAGAAAGGCTGGGCATTCATGGACGGCCTTCACCAGAACATCAGCCGTTACACTCATTCGGGTTCCAAGCCTTGTAAGCTGGCGGCTGCCGGTGAAACCGCCATTGGTATCTCTTTCGCCTTCCGTGGCGCCAAGCTGAAGAAGAAAGGCGCGCCACTGGATCTGGTCTTCCCGACTGAAGGTCTGGGCTGGGATATGGAAGCGGCTGCGATTGTAAAAGGCACGCAGAAACTGGCAGCGGCTCAGAAGCTGATGGATTTCATCGCGTCCAAAGAAGCCAACACCATGTACAACAAAGGCTATGCGGTTGTCGCTATGCCGGGTATTGCACAGCCGGTTGAGTACTTCCCGAGCAACGCTGAAGAGCTGATGATCGATAACAACTTTGCCTGGGCTGCAGAAAACCGTAAGGAAATTCTGGCTAAGTGGCAGACCCGTTACGACAGCAAGTCCGAACCTAAATAA
- a CDS encoding putative 2-aminoethylphosphonate ABC transporter ATP-binding protein, with the protein MTDSYLKIIELDKQFGDFVALKNISLEIKEGEFVCFLGPSGCGKTTLLRAIAGLDIQTNGRIVQAGRDISWLSPDRRDFGIVFQSYALFPNLTVAENIAYGLRNRKTPRIEQRARVSELLETIGLPDADAKYPGQLSGGQQQRVALARAIATSPGLLLLDEPLSALDARVRLHLRHEIKELQRKLGVTTIMVTHDQEEALSMADRIVVMNQGVIEQVGTPEEIYSEPATPFVAEFVGTMNFFPCSVLDHETVTLGGKSMRCLRPAKGQVNGSARLAIRPEDIRVRNTAKSANQLLAGVGAMEFLGSFVRSELNVDGIAEPVIADFSMNDIRDLNITLGDRLVLDLPEERLHLFAG; encoded by the coding sequence ATGACGGATTCCTACCTGAAAATCATAGAACTGGATAAACAATTCGGTGATTTTGTTGCATTAAAAAATATCTCGCTGGAGATAAAAGAGGGGGAATTTGTTTGCTTCCTTGGGCCATCCGGTTGTGGCAAAACCACGTTGCTGCGTGCGATCGCCGGTCTGGATATTCAGACGAACGGGCGGATTGTTCAGGCCGGGCGCGATATCTCCTGGCTGTCGCCCGATCGACGTGACTTCGGCATTGTTTTTCAGTCTTATGCTTTGTTTCCCAATCTGACCGTGGCGGAGAATATCGCCTACGGCCTGCGTAATCGCAAAACACCGCGAATTGAACAGCGGGCCAGAGTCAGTGAACTGCTGGAAACCATCGGTCTGCCGGATGCGGATGCGAAATACCCGGGGCAACTCTCCGGTGGTCAGCAGCAGCGCGTTGCGCTGGCACGGGCGATTGCAACGTCACCCGGACTTTTATTGTTGGATGAGCCGTTGTCGGCACTGGATGCACGGGTGCGTCTGCACCTGCGCCATGAGATTAAAGAACTGCAGCGCAAGCTGGGTGTGACCACGATTATGGTCACCCACGATCAGGAGGAGGCGCTGTCGATGGCCGACCGGATCGTGGTGATGAATCAGGGGGTGATCGAGCAGGTCGGTACCCCGGAAGAGATCTACAGCGAACCGGCGACCCCGTTTGTAGCGGAATTTGTCGGCACTATGAACTTCTTCCCCTGCAGCGTGCTTGACCATGAAACCGTCACTCTGGGCGGCAAAAGCATGCGTTGCCTGCGTCCGGCTAAAGGTCAGGTTAACGGCAGTGCCCGGCTGGCGATCCGGCCGGAAGATATCCGGGTGCGCAACACGGCGAAGTCGGCTAACCAACTGCTTGCCGGTGTCGGTGCAATGGAATTTCTCGGCTCTTTCGTGCGTTCAGAACTGAATGTAGACGGGATTGCGGAGCCGGTGATTGCAGACTTTTCCATGAACGATATCCGCGACCTCAATATCACTCTGGGGGATCGCCTGGTGCTTGACCTTCCGGAAGAACGACTGCATCTGTTTGCCGGATAA